One Pyrus communis chromosome 13, drPyrComm1.1, whole genome shotgun sequence genomic window carries:
- the LOC137713220 gene encoding cytochrome P450 86A22-like, whose amino-acid sequence MEASTALMILSAIAAYLVWFKMISRSMYGPRVWPLLGSLPGLIQNVNRMHDWITDNLRACGGTYQTCTCAIPFLARKQGLVTVTSDPKNLEHILKTRFDNYPKGPTWQAVFHDLLGDGIFNSDGDTWLFQRKTAALEFTTRTLRQAMARWVSRAIELRFCPILEAAQNEAKPVDLQDLLLRLTFDNICGLTFGKDPQTLALGLPENDFANAFDQATEATLQRFILPEIIWKIKKWLGLGMEVSLNHSLHHIDKYLSGIINARKLELASQQQGRSNGTPHDDLLSRFMKKKSYSDKFLQEVALNFILAGRDTSSVALSWFFWLVIQNPQVEERILSEICTVLMETRGSDTSKWVKEPLLFEEVDRLTYLKAALSETLRLYPSVPQDSKHTINDDVLPSGTFVPAGSSVTYSIYGIGRMKFIWGEDCQEFKPERWLSSDGKKMEVQDSYKFVSFNAGPRICLGKDLAYLQMKSIAAAVLLRHRLAVVPGHRVEQKMSLTLFMKYGLRVNVHPRDLTPILAKIGKGDPWVKDVEIVA is encoded by the coding sequence ATGGAGGCATCAACGGCTCTAATGATCCTATCAGCCATAGCGGCGTATTTAGTTTGGTTCAAGATGATCTCACGGTCAATGTACGGTCCACGTGTCTGGCCGCTGTTGGGTAGCCTCCCAGGTCTCATACAGAACGTGAACCGGATGCACGACTGGATCACCGACAATCTCCGCGCGTGCGGCGGAACGTACCAGACCTGCACCTGCGCCATTCCATTCCTGGCGCGCAAGCAAGGGCTCGTGACTGTCACCAGCGACCCCAAGAACTTGGAGCACATTTTGAAGACTCGGTTTGATAATTACCCCAAGGGTCCAACCTGGCAAGCTGTGTTCCATGATCTGCTTGGCGATGGGATCTTCAACAGTGATGGTGACACGTGGCTGTTCCAGCGTAAGACGGCGGCATTGGAATTCACCACCCGAACGCTCCGCCAAGCCATGGCTCGGTGGGTGAGCCGAGCCATCGAGCTTAGGTTTTGCCCAATTCTTGAGGCGGCTCAAAACGAAGCCAAGCCGGTGGATCTTCAAGACCTCTTGCTTCGGCTCACTTTCGATAACATATGCGGGTTGACATTCGGGAAGGATCCACAAACGCTAGCTCTGGGCCTTCCCGAAAACGACTTCGCGAATGCTTTCGATCAGGCCACCGAAGCCACGTTGCAACGCTTTATCTTGCCCGAAATCATATGGAAAATCAAAAAATGGCTCGGGCTCGGAATGGAAGTCAGCTTGAACCATAGCCTCCATCACATTGATAAATACCTATCCGGTATCATCAACGCGCGTAAGCTCGAGTTGGCAAGCCAACAACAAGGTCGTAGCAATGGGACCCCACATGATGACTTGTTGTCTCGGTTCATGAAGAAAAAGTCCTACTCGGACAAATTCCTTCAAGAGGTAGCACTCAACTTCATCCTAGCGGGACGTGACACGTCATCGGTTGCGCTGAGTTGGTTCTTTTGGTTGGTGATTCAAAACCCACAAGTGGAGGAGAGAATCCTCTCTGAAATTTGCACCGTTCTGATGGAGACACGTGGTAGTGATACTTCCAAATGGGTGAAAGAGCCCCTATTATTTGAAGAAGTTGATCGATTGACATACCTGAAGGCAGCATTGTCCGAGACCCTAAGGCTTTACCCTTCCGTGCCACAAGACTCCAAGCACACAATCAACGACGACGTTTTGCCGAGTGGGACGTTTGTTCCGGCAGGCTCTTCAGTCACATATTCCATTTACGGGATCGGTCGCATGAAGTTCATTTGGGGTGAAGATTGCCAAGAATTTAAGCCGGAGAGGTGGTTGTCTTCGGATGGCAAAAAAATGGAGGTACAAGATTCTTACAAGTTTGTTTCTTTCAATGCCGGTCCAAGAATTTGTTTGGGCAAGGATTTAGCTTACTTGCAAATGAAGTCGATTGCGGCGGCCGTGTTGCTAAGGCACCGGCTTGCGGTGGTGCCGGGCCACCGGGTGGAGCAGAAGATGTCGTTGACGTTGTTCATGAAGTATGGCCTCAGGGTTAACGTGCACCCTAGGGATTTGACGCCTATTTTGGCAAAAATAGGCAAGGGGGACCCATGGGTAAAAGATGTTGAGATTGTGGCTTGA